A stretch of the Neisseria sp. DTU_2020_1000833_1_SI_GRL_NUU_006 genome encodes the following:
- a CDS encoding hemerythrin domain-containing protein yields the protein MTDLTVWEVSPVNTVIDHVISRYHNTHRAQLEELVPLAHKIASTSPDGFPAELPELLEYIQNELLMHMMKEERMLFPMAKQGLGSRAAMPVNVMMHEHEEHDRALAQLKTLTNHFTPPQNADKDQQRLYALAQELSDDLEEHIHLENEILFPRILAS from the coding sequence ATGACCGATTTGACCGTTTGGGAAGTTTCCCCCGTAAATACCGTGATAGACCATGTCATCAGCCGCTATCACAATACCCACCGCGCACAACTTGAAGAGCTTGTCCCTTTGGCGCACAAAATCGCCTCAACCTCGCCCGACGGCTTCCCCGCCGAACTGCCGGAACTGCTCGAATACATCCAAAACGAGCTGCTGATGCACATGATGAAGGAAGAACGTATGTTGTTCCCAATGGCAAAACAAGGCTTGGGCAGCCGTGCCGCCATGCCGGTCAATGTCATGATGCACGAACACGAAGAACACGACCGTGCACTGGCGCAGTTGAAAACCCTGACCAACCATTTCACTCCGCCGCAAAACGCCGACAAAGACCAGCAAAGGTTGTACGCGTTGGCACAAGAACTGTCGGACGATTTGGAAGAACATATCCACTTGGAAAACGAAATCCTTTTCCCACGCATCTTGGCTTCATAA
- a CDS encoding NemA protein — MKPIAAALSLSAFILTACTADSPRMSVGLGLGTGIGSHIGLGTSVNIPVGIGKRENRTPKNNGGIHIIEEQIVTYFDAQGIPADSPVKGGYYRQLISRHNKEYLVQDFYSDNSRKRTDPYPLPRERLLQFRATPYDGSLTVYTYNGNVMQQQVFKNGKLISTKY; from the coding sequence ATGAAACCTATTGCCGCCGCTTTATCGCTATCCGCCTTCATCCTGACCGCCTGTACCGCAGACTCGCCCCGCATGTCGGTAGGCCTCGGCTTGGGAACAGGTATAGGCAGCCATATCGGATTAGGTACCTCTGTCAATATCCCCGTCGGCATTGGCAAAAGGGAAAACCGTACCCCTAAAAACAACGGCGGCATCCATATTATCGAGGAACAAATCGTTACTTATTTTGACGCGCAAGGCATCCCTGCCGACAGCCCCGTCAAGGGAGGTTATTATCGGCAATTAATCAGCAGGCACAATAAGGAATATCTGGTACAGGATTTCTACAGCGACAACAGCAGGAAACGCACCGATCCCTATCCCCTGCCCCGCGAACGGCTGCTACAATTCCGCGCCACACCGTATGACGGTTCATTAACCGTATATACCTACAACGGCAACGTCATGCAGCAGCAAGTATTTAAAAACGGAAAATTGATCAGCACAAA
- the cysW gene encoding sulfate ABC transporter permease subunit CysW yields the protein MKPYSANPNLTEPRWLRVLLTAVALGFLLLMLVVPLVAVFYEALKGGWDLYLQSLTDPEAWAAIKLTLITAAVVVPVNAVLGVAMAWLLTRFDFRGKQLLTTLLDLPFSVSPVVAGLMFVLLFGAHTALGGWLEAQGIQIIFAIPGIILATLFVTFPFVAREIIPLMQAQGDSEEQAALILGASGWQMFWRVTLPNIKWALLYGIILTNARAMGEFGAVSVVSGHIRGETNTIPLLVEIFYNEYNFTGAFALSGVLALLALATLAVQNIITKLQDKKLAATERNAA from the coding sequence ATGAAACCTTATTCCGCCAATCCCAACCTGACCGAACCGCGCTGGCTGCGCGTGTTGCTGACCGCTGTCGCGCTGGGGTTCCTGCTGCTGATGCTGGTCGTACCGCTTGTCGCCGTGTTTTACGAAGCGCTGAAAGGCGGTTGGGATTTGTACCTGCAATCCCTTACCGATCCCGAAGCGTGGGCGGCGATCAAGCTCACCCTGATTACCGCCGCGGTGGTCGTTCCCGTCAATGCCGTATTGGGCGTGGCGATGGCGTGGCTGCTGACCCGTTTCGACTTCCGCGGCAAGCAGTTGCTGACCACCCTGCTCGATTTGCCGTTTTCCGTATCGCCCGTGGTGGCCGGTTTAATGTTCGTCTTATTGTTCGGCGCGCACACGGCATTGGGCGGCTGGCTGGAAGCGCAAGGCATACAGATTATCTTCGCCATCCCCGGCATTATTTTGGCGACGCTGTTCGTTACCTTTCCCTTTGTCGCGCGCGAAATCATCCCGCTGATGCAGGCGCAGGGCGACAGCGAAGAACAGGCCGCCCTGATTCTCGGCGCCAGCGGCTGGCAGATGTTTTGGCGCGTTACCCTGCCCAACATCAAATGGGCGCTGCTCTACGGCATCATCCTTACCAACGCCCGCGCAATGGGCGAGTTCGGCGCGGTCAGCGTAGTATCGGGACACATACGCGGCGAAACCAACACCATCCCGCTTTTGGTCGAAATCTTCTACAACGAATACAACTTCACCGGCGCATTCGCCCTCTCCGGCGTATTGGCACTTTTAGCACTGGCGACGCTGGCGGTGCAGAACATCATCACAAAATTACAAGATAAAAAACTCGCCGCCACCGAAAGGAACGCAGCATGA
- the cysT gene encoding sulfate ABC transporter permease subunit CysT, with amino-acid sequence MLLLKTPSVLPGFKISLGLTVLCLSLLVVLPFAMMAAKAAEIGRGGFWNTIAEPNVLAAVWLSLRMSFYAMLTNVVFGTLVAWVLVRYEFPLKGLVNALVDLPFALPTAVTGIALATLYAPNGWIGRFFEPLGIKIAFTPVGIWIALVVVSLPFIVRAVQPVLEELSGEYEEAAATLGANRFTTFRRVLLPEITPALLTGAGMMFARATGEYGSVIFIAGNIPMVSEILPLIITGKLEQFDVQGASAVALFMLLVSFVILFALNVMQWALSRRSGAKG; translated from the coding sequence ATGTTATTACTCAAAACGCCCAGCGTACTGCCCGGCTTCAAAATCAGCCTCGGCCTGACTGTATTGTGCCTGTCGCTTCTGGTGGTTTTGCCGTTTGCGATGATGGCGGCGAAGGCGGCGGAAATCGGCCGGGGCGGCTTTTGGAACACGATTGCCGAGCCGAACGTGTTGGCGGCGGTGTGGCTGAGTTTGCGGATGTCGTTTTATGCGATGCTGACCAATGTCGTGTTCGGCACACTGGTGGCGTGGGTGTTGGTGCGCTATGAATTTCCGCTCAAGGGGTTGGTGAACGCGCTGGTCGATTTGCCGTTTGCGCTGCCGACGGCGGTTACGGGCATCGCTTTGGCGACCCTGTATGCGCCCAACGGTTGGATAGGCCGTTTTTTCGAGCCTTTGGGCATCAAAATTGCGTTTACGCCCGTCGGCATTTGGATTGCGCTGGTCGTCGTCAGCCTGCCTTTTATCGTCCGCGCCGTGCAGCCGGTATTGGAGGAATTGTCGGGCGAGTATGAGGAAGCGGCGGCGACTTTGGGTGCAAACCGCTTCACGACGTTCCGCCGCGTGCTGCTGCCGGAAATCACGCCGGCGCTCTTAACCGGTGCGGGCATGATGTTCGCGCGGGCAACGGGTGAATACGGCTCGGTGATTTTTATCGCGGGCAACATTCCGATGGTTTCCGAAATCCTGCCGCTGATTATTACGGGCAAGCTGGAACAGTTCGACGTACAGGGCGCGTCGGCGGTGGCGTTGTTTATGCTGCTGGTTTCGTTTGTGATTCTGTTTGCGCTGAACGTGATGCAGTGGGCGTTGAGCAGGCGTTCGGGGGCGAAGGGTTGA